One Parasteatoda tepidariorum isolate YZ-2023 chromosome 1, CAS_Ptep_4.0, whole genome shotgun sequence genomic window, TAGAAAAGAATAGCAGAGTTAaagatttaattgtatttacagTCTTTATTAGGCTCAAACTCAGCGTCCAATCAGATAATTCTGACTGCAGGCAGTGAGAAGTAGGCTGCTTCAGATAACAGTTTCTCAGCAACTTTTATGTATGTTCAAAAGCTAATACCAGCTCAACCTTCTTCTGAGTTGGGTGTATCATTATATGCCGTCAGAGTATCATTCATATttacttagtttaataaatgaaagttaattGTTACAATGCATACATTTATTCCTACagtaaaatagcatatttcaaTTACTAAAAGATAGGTagtataaatgatttataaaaaaaaagatgaaataattactaaataactGTATGTGAGTCAGTTAAACTCTAGTAAGAATTACAAACATAGTACTCACCCCCTAACATTAATGATTCCCATGTATTTCCAAGCAACCATGAGAGAAAATCCAATtcaagtaaaaatgaattaatatttctgtattgcGTAATGCAGGATTTAtgtacaattatattcataggCCAGCTAATCTaaattaagaaagataaaaaaatattataaaaaaaagttactagaactagtaaaaattgtaaatgtaaattaacaaaaaataagtaataaaaaaattttaaagaagtgtttcactatagaaataaatgattaaataccTGAAATTCAAACTGGAAGAAATGCAAAAACTCATttcctataaataaaaaataaaaaaaagaataaaaatgtaaggaaatttattttgttacattagcAGTTAAAATCAGAGTTATGGCGACCTTAGCTCAAATAACATGTGTgattaaatcaatataaattgtagagagaaagcaaacaaaaaaactgGTGGTTAAAGTTAcatttccaacaaaaaaaaacattctaaagcttaaaaacaaaattctattgttaaaaagaaaacatgtaatacaacacattttcaaatattccatctgtagcaaaaatagtttttaaaaatgtacacatTTGTGAATAATCCCATCTGTctcctatttttctttttgtaatatatttaaagaaaatggaaaaaatgttcaaaaaattcaataatcacaaataaattattatcagttacgcttaagtttttttttaaatttctttcaatatgttaactttattttccatttagacaaaaattaaaatgcacattgaaaacataaaaaaaagaaatttaaaaaaacatctaaaattaacaatattctAAATCCCCAAAACTTCTGGTTCCAAGATATGGAGATTTCAGTTAGTCTACTGTATATGatgaacatatatatatattaagaagaCTCTTTAGtgcatgtttataaattattacatatgatatattaaatttatttgcattattcttttaattagtttGCTCTTTACAATTGATCATAAGCAGACAGTAAccaaatagaaattaaaaattactcaaatacTGTGGAAATTTATCAGCATATGCTAAGACAATGATGAATTTGCACTCAAGTTTTCAacacttttattcttttacagaaaataaaaattcgtaatCCTCGTAATTAgtctataaaatgaaaatactgaaaaattaaatgcttagtttaaaaatttaatttatttaaagtttcagtaatttataaattaaaaatgctgtaatattaatataaatttttgtttgaataaatataaaaatcagatTAGATTAAttctttaagatttaaaaaaaactataaaaaaaatattattccccCTATTGcactctatttttaataatctgaaGTTAGAACCAAGCAAATTCTAGTAATTCTTGAGCAATCAAGTCTTAAAACAACAACTCCAGAATGCACATCAAAATAACacaacagaatttaaaatacaataaattcataattatgaaatttcaattttaataagtgCAGAAATTATTGATGTgtaaaaccaattattttacaGATGACCCTTTTTAAAACGAATACATATAGATCTACTTTTCCAGCAATGAACAATTCTCTTTAACCCTTTATCTGTTAATCTTAAACTGAGTATGGAGAAAGATCTGGTTGCTTTCCGACATAGCAAATTGGTTTTTTCTCAATGCTTTTCTAAAAAGTAATACCGTCAGGAAAAGTACTTTTGCTTTAGGCTCTCAATTGTTGAAAggttaagaaaaatcaatacacatgcaagtatataataattaaaaagcattacatttacaaaatattgactTACTTTCCAGTATATCATTTTCAGGCAGATCAACAAAAATCACTGTCCCAGTTGAAAGTAAAGAAGAACTAGCACAGTTACTTTCAGTTAAAGAATTACAGAATATTTCGTTCAATATGCTCCAGTTTGCAAACTGCTGAGTATTTTGGCACATTaaagtctgaaaaaaatattaaaaaaagcttattaacAAGATTTTTAGTGTCACATTTGAATGCAATTGTATCtaaaacacaaaaagaaaagttgatatatataattattcaatcTGAAATAAGctgtaaatacaaaattcttggtttaattttttcaacaaaaaaaaaattacagagttaatatcttttaaaaattcaaatttttatttagaactaaGATCTGACcatttacaatgttttttacataattttttctgaatattttataactacgcaacacagtattttttattttcatgaaagtCAAATGTTGGGTACTTTTAACAGCTCTACgtcaaaattttacatcaaatatGCTCATAAAACAcaatatatgtaataatagCAATCTAGATTACAATCTCAATAATGGCATCAGGATTTGTATATTGTTCCCGCTGCTGTTGACCACAAGGCTAAAATATCCACAACATAAACATATCAAGGATTAGAGTTAAACTGCTGTCTaagtttttcatgttatttcttTCCGTGTATCGCAAATGAAGCAAGAATTGAAAGTTTGTCTTCTGAGTTAGAAGTTCAAAGATTGCTAATGAGCATTAAGAGCTGTAAATTCTCAAATGAATTGACTAcacattgataaataaaaaaaatttttattcaagtcAAAATTTGACAAAGAAGAAAGTTTATTCTTATGCATAACTCAGAAGTTAGGATAAATTTTGTGCTAAGATTGAAATTTCAAAGTCATAGAAATAAAACTACATGAACTGCAcagtaaggaaaataaaaaacagaacacCTTAATAACTAGCAATCAGATTTCCAAGtactaaaatgcaattttaatggttggaaaggtttaacttaaaaaactgCCAATTACTTAGCGCAAACAATATTCCGAGTTAAGATATCAGAGAcaataatatactttttcttaaataaacatatctttttttgatggattcgGATTCTTTAAACCAAATTAGAGGGAATTGCAGCAATCTAAAATTTATCGTCATAACAATTTGGTCCGGAAAAAGGTAAACAATTTGAACCCTTAAGTGttaactttttgtgtatttcaccaaTTCAAAGAGgtattagcaaatttttatcatttaaaaactatttgatcAAGTGATTTcaatcaaactttaaattttgcgatttaaagttacataggtaaaaattttttaaaaacttataaaccttttagttcaaaaaagttttgaacattattaaattaaataagaaaaaataacacaatttttaaaaaaattattaatttattatctttaggtaaataaatttttattattacgagcaaaaaatttgtgattatctTAAAGAAGTCAAGAGGTATGGTGAaaggggaaaaagaaaaattaactctAAGAGCTCCAACCTTTCaaccactctcctgaccaaactatagcaaccatattttcaatattgcaGCTACCctctccctatattttgaggaataataatctgtaaaaaaagagaaaaaaagtaggatacattcagagaaagtaaccTTAATGCGCCTGATTTCTAAACTCAAAATATCATCTCAGCTAATTAATTACGATACATTACGTCTGCAAACCATTGAgatcaaattttaatgcatgatagttaaaagttattgaggtgctccattttttattttgtgtactaTGCTCCACTGCATAGATTTATAGCTTTTTAATCAATGTAACTAATTATTGcacatttcttaattaatatactTACCCAGGGAAATAGTTTCTCACACAACAATTGACTAAATGATTCATCCAACAACAAGTATGTGTTTTTAAGTCCAATCAGCAAATCTTCAAGCTTGAGTTGATTCATAAAATAGTCCTTAACtgcttttttaacaatatgcaTTCTAcatttaaacagaaaagaaagtaaaccaaaaatataaaatttaataaggtaTGATAAAGTAGAACCTTGAATAACCAGATGATCAGGGGATACAATACCTCAGCAAAACAAATATCTCTGATAAttgaatttaagcaaattttgatgactcattttcaaataaattgcaaaaaatttaaaaataatatacaatagaatttaataatttaaatagtacaaaaaacaataatgaatactaattttaaattcatatttagaaTTACAATTACTTGCAgtacaatataaattaagaaatacaaataaaaacttaaaattgactCAAGGTTAACTATAGGTTACCATAGCAAtaggaataattaagaaaaagacaGCACATTCCCACATTTGCATATTAAGTGAGGATGGCTGCTTTAAGGTAAACAACAATAACTTAGTTAATTGTGCAATTGCCTTTATCTTACTAATAATCCTGCATTAACAGAAAACTACGAAATTTGCTTTcgcaattattaattcaattacctagctaaaaagttgaattatgtaaaaaaaatttgttagatgGACTTGATTAcaagttatgatttttaacagaattttccAAGAAcaactttcaattaattttgataaccaaatatttcatattaaataactgaagtgtatcaaaaaatttgaatttctatgTCAAGATCAAAATCatgtgatttaataaaaatcactttgatgaaacataaatatgaagatggtgAAACATTGCATATTTCAtataatcacaaaaatatatttcccgaaaaaaatgtgtgttaattttctgcatgaaaaacaaaacataaaatatattttatacttaaatgaTGTTTAAAACATACACAATTCAGACacattctcagaaaaaaaatagctgaagtaaaataataatataagaagGAGCAGTATTCCTGAAgtgttcatactttttttccataGAGTTTAATAGATCATGCGATGTATACATGTCCTCTAAGGTTATGAACACttagttttacttattttcataagaaaaaaaaggataaatttagTCTTGTAAtcattatagaaaaacaatgctCCCTACTACTTATATTTAgcctaaagttttaaataaaaatagcaattacgTACGAGTgatattatattgaataaatcaaatatttcaaaaaaaaccTCATATCAAATCCAGCTTTAAAGTTGTAAGTCATGATACTTTGTAAAGATGATAATTGTAGACAAGAATATATGTCTTCTTTTCGATCACAGCAATCACTGATTAATAATGATGCTAAACTATTCATAAATGTCCCAGGCAAAATATCATCTggaactgaaagaaaaatatttcttcaatttttttaaagttatattttacgaaaaatggataaacaatttatagaacacacaattataaagtgcccaaaaaataatgtttgactTTTGATTGAATCAATGAGTTTGAAAATTGGTAATCTTCACTGAAATTTTGGAGGAggaatatagtttaaaaaaataataataatttataaaattattaaaaataataataaaaataattttaaaaaataataactttaattattgcatagatttaaaaaaaatccttctacAATTGATCCCCAAACTCAGGTTATGATAGCCCTGATGCCCTTCTTCCTAAACAACACAGCATCCTTAAATTCCAAAGTAATTCCATCTGAATGTCCTTAATAAATCACCATTGTTAATTTAGTACAAGTTTAGGatatatttcaaatctttattttctttcctttcgctatttaaaatttgaagcattATAAAGGATTCAAACTCTACAActagttcattttatttttataatttaatatctctatttaataatttaatgtttaatatgtttttttatcagaaaaaccTTTAGaagaataattcttttattttattttatttgtaacaaagcAGATAGCTGTAACTCATTTTATACAGTACCTTACAAAATTTGTAAcaccaatttttaaatctaattatatatttttaaaaaatctagtatttttaaagatttataaaaaataagttaagtaatataaaatacacaCCTGGAGGtggaaattttatcaaagaCTTTGACATGGTGctatttgaaacattatttgatACTTGACTTTGCTGAAAATGGATAGCAGCATTGCTGCTTTTTGAGATTTGAtcacaattgatttttttatccaACAATAACGGCTTAATATCATTTTCATCTTTTGGCAGCATAGGTTCATCACTCAGTGTACtacctttattaaaaatgcaagttgtaaataatattccaacaccatcaaaaataatttcggtGTGAGTGTTATGAAGGTAAGCTAAATTTTCCCAAGACTTGAACCTTTCATTAATGTGAACATTTTTAACACTGCTGctgttaaaaaaaggaaaaaaagatttaataaacggtttaagtataaaaaattgctcACATAGATAAAATCACACAAAATTTAAGCCATATTTACCAATCCAATTGCATCAGAGAATGAGAAAGAAACCGATTACaccacactaaaaaaaaatagaatttcttactttttatgctcaaaacaaaacttaatttcattttaaacacaaTTCAAATGAAGGACAATTGAGAAATCCTTTTTATGAATtactcatgaaaaaaaatttaagaacattacCAAGcctaaaaagaatttcaatactaatgtgtaatttgattttgattgatttGAACTTTTGAGAACTAATGAAAATTCACTTATATATCAGTGAATTTCAATTCAAgtatattcaatgaaaaaatattcatagcaaacattatttttaagaaaaattactctgatttttgtaaatttcagttcattttcttattttttctctccttgtaaaatttcaaacagtaaatataattttgaataagaaggaattattatattttcatagaaCAATAAGAAAAGTACtttcaaaaagtacaaaaactagaTTACAGAAACATGGTAAAGATATCCTTAAATGaaagataatgtaaaataaaaataataaaaaaacatattaaaatgtaaaataatttaaactgcaGAACTTAACAAAATGAACTGTAAAACTCAAATTAGCTTTATAATATTAAGACTTAACCATCTAGTTTTGTTCATTCCTATAATTTAAAGTCTGTACTTtatgcacattaaaaaaatatataaaatatacataaacgtattaactgttataaatcgctattttgttaaatcatttttaaacgtgaaatttataacttttataaaaaaaaataaacactaaatttcaattctttttaaacatgctGTTTTAAACACTTTACACACATAATTAAgcctatttaaattattgcaatacTTTTTGTAATGCGTAATGAGTCACAAAGCAAAATCACAGAATAAACAATGTTTGGTGTGTTAAAACAACTagatatataattgaaattttaaattacttttaaaattaaaaagtaaataaaaaagataatctttgtaaatcaaatatgataattattaatgctcttaatgcattttaaataaaatgtcaaaccTTTGTTAAGAATGAAAACTTCTCTTTGACTAATGTAACTTTGATTTTGTACTAATACGTAATCATCAGagagtttcttttttacaaagtaCTCTAATTCATcttcttcctttcttttaatGTATTCAATACACATTTCTTCTTTGATCCTTGCGGCACAATCAGAGAATAATACCGAAAGTGATGGAGGAGGATGGTTTAGCATATATTCCAAactataattctgaaataaaagttattaatttaaaatatataattttcccgaaaatcaaaaacaaacatttgCTCAGGATTGAATATTAGTTagaaaaattgagtaaaattcACAAAGCAAAACTCTAATAATTTGATAGACATAATATTGATGAAGATAGATTGAATAGAAtacgaaaaatggaaaaggcatttttttttcgatttctatttacacatttttaataaaattttttcccttgaaaaaaatacaaatttatttagtaacagttaaatataaatgttaaagatacttggttaaatattaaacgaaataaattgtattaaaaagtttctgtaatatatttaaattcacaaGCCTATTTGCTGTCTACTATTCTTGAGGTTAGTACACTGCCTAAGTAGCTATTCAGAATACATTTCAATCCTACTGTAGAGGCTAAATTTAGCAATAATGGATGCTTAAAAGATAactgataatttgaaaaatttataaaagaaaaataaacgaaGACAgaaatgtacagtgcacaaaaaaaatggaccactatgaatgacttttgatctaatgatcggatgtTCATGTTCTAAGaattaatcttaatggttcaaagggggTGTcctcaaataagctaattaagtAATGTagatgatatttaaagttatgaaataaggcacaaaaacgttttttactctgaataaacataactattttcaatagattcagatttctgacccccaataTGGTCCCCAAAGTTTCGTTAGGAGTTTCGTCCACagttgcaaaaagaaaaaccttatagaaaaaaaaaattttcgttattttatttaacaatagtatAAACTTctctacatcattttaaagaatgacattttaagtggcaaaatacgaaatttgagaaaaacttGTCAAATTgttcctgaaaaatcgaattttaaaagcagTATATTTATAGAAGAATAGGTCAAATTAGTGTTTTATAGATGttaaattttgtcattaaactaaaaaactgatatttcaCTAGGTTTTACTGATACAAATAACtagatttaacattaaaaaaaatatgaatataatctTTGTTCCAAGAGCCGCAGCATGAGTTTAGGTACTGTGAACAGGGTAGAAGATACCAAGAGTTCCTCATCAAAGAATTgtgtgaaaaacattttacctttattttttttcatatagttACTTGCATTCTactattttatagcatatagtTAATCAAACATTCCCACAACACTATAGTGAGTGATAATGGTCATGAAGATTAATGCACCATAATTTGCAGACGCCAACAGCATAATGTGGTAAGCATTGAGCACTGGTAGCCTTCACTTCCTAAATGAGCTGGCATCCAGAAATAAAGGCTAAGGCTTGAAGCTAGGTGAGCTTCCAGGCACAACCAGGGATAGAACCCTAGTTCTTCAAGATGGCAACTCAGTGCTTTAACCACTATACCATTGTGGCTAATTTAGCGAATTAACTAACTAAAACCCActattatacaataataaactaataactataaacaaactattaaataataatttaattattgcagaATTAAAATGGTAATcgtttaattaaatcaaatataataaatattctgttttaacaatatatttacaaacacatttacattatttatgtgtatttacattttaaataactgagTGAATGTAATATACTTTACCGAtgaacaacaaatttttaaaagtctcatATTTTTGCCGCATTTTAGAATATCAGCAgcgtaaagttttatttcatttggcACAACTCTCATTGGATCTTCAGAATTTTCAGTATAAGCAAACTTCCAATATAGCTCatctagaaaacaaaatataactgctaagctaaaagttttttaaataaataaatgaatcccAAAAATCTATACATCTAAAAAttcttgggggggggggagaaagcaATTTTAGATTGCAGTCTAAATCCTTACCaccaaaagaaataatataaggtaaaagaaaaaaaaattctttcagatttaaaatatgctaaaagaAAGCActagaagtaattaaaaatttattctttatctaaacattttagggtacttaaaatatttatcaagtaAAAAAGCCATATTGCAACAATTTCCATAGTCGAAtcaccattaaataaataaactctatAACTAAatctataactaaaataatgatttgataACATATTCATTAACACCCAGTCCATGAAGTATCAATACACACCTTCcctatctaaatatttaaagtcttcaaGAATTTGAAATTCGCCATATGGATCATAACAAATACCTTCATCCATCCATTTCTCAAGAAatctgtaaataaaagtttcatgataacaattaaaactaatttttactaaaaattaatggaacggaaatagcttaataaaaatatttataataaataacaaaatatttattataaattatataaataacttaattaaaatatttacttgaaataaggaGTATacacatatttcaaaatgactCCAATCATAACTACGTTTTCTTTCCTTCTAAATGACCACAGAGATTCCTTTAAATAGGAGAGCAAACCCAAGCCCTGGAATGGATAAACAATGTTACAACTACttattcgaaaagaaaaaaatttaactgaagttatattaagtaataaacaAATCTAGAGCTTtgtaaattgatattaaataaattaaacctcACGATATACAAAGATCACTCAGAAAGGAATACCATTTGcgtgttaaaaaaagaatagaaagtgTTTCCATATGTATTTCTTCATGTCATAAAAGGATAATTATCATCTCACCATTTTGTGCACTTTCATTTGACAGAAAATTAGCAATCATTATTAAGCAAAGAAGATTCAGATATTGTTGGTTGCGATCAgcgtaaaattaatgaaagtatAACAGGATTTACCGgtgaattgtttatttatcatttatttgatGGCATTTaccagtattatttatttatcatcccTTCTTTATATTCCTCTTCAGcattattaagttttcaatcttgattatcaacaaaaatttaattcttgaaaCTTAAAGTGCTGTTCCTTTATTAAACCATAAATAACTTACATTCACACAACttacattaaaaagatttttattaattttcataataaactttatataacCCTGCGTTACACTTTATGCAACCTATGCTATTGAAATGATGAATACAAAATAGTTACTTAAAATTCTGTAACAATACtaagaattaactttttacactattgcaaaataatcttttattggcaaaaatatttaacaagtttCTATCGAaaacaaagattaaataaaaatttgaaaatcaatctTGAGGATGACGTTGCAATTGGTAactgaacaaaattattaaggttaaattttattccaatataaTTAGGAATTAAACATATCAAACCaaatcaaaactgtaaaaaaatattaaaattttgaatgaataatttttaatattgacgTAACAATCTAACTAACATcagtaaacaaaaatgaattcaaagCAATTGATGACTGTGAGGAGCAAATCAAGCAGAAGATGAgtcatttcagaaaaatatgtgCACTTAAACTACTTATCAATATAATCGCATACAAATTGAGGCATTTGTAATAGCTTGACACAGATTGGCCTGCGTCATAGAATTAAGCCACCAGCTACCTGTACCACTCTGAGCATTTACCAAGATCTCATCATTACTTGCAAATAGTTACTTGGAAAGCTggagttttttaaattgaaaaaacaaatgaatttggGTTAATCTAAGTTTGGTCTAAAAGGAGAAGATAGAATTGTTCCCTAAGTTCCACAAGGTTTAACATTTCTCTCATTCAAACATTAAATATCAACTCTTATTTTATAGCTGATGTACCAATCATTTGAGTTAAACATGATTACCAACAAacaatgacttaaaatattaatgtaaatttaatcaaacaaaatgGTTAAGTTAATTTGTTGAGTTGAAGAAGACAATTACGTCGTATGTGCAATCTTTGTGCTATGAGACACACAGAAGACAGATGCAAATGGTAGTTTTCTTCGAGAAcacctaaataaataattgataaatacaaCATATTAATTAGACTAAGATTATTCACATATCCAAACTTTACCTTAGGTAGTTCGCCAGGATTATTATTCTCAATTTCTATTTTGCAGACAGAACCTAAGatgctaaaatgaaatttaaacacattaaaaatcattcattttgaaacatttgcttatttaactaaactaattttgatgctatttttttcaatttataataggtgaagaaattaaacacattttctaTATGAATacacatagaatttttttttttttaaaaaaaagacaaagtatgcttgaaaatgttttatgataaaaaataaatgtttaaattttttatttcaaattccgGTTAGAGAATTGAATATTCATTAATTGCCTAAATTATAACCCCAGAGAATTTATGTCTGAAATTTTAAGACTGTAAGTATAAAttaagttgatattttttaatatagttattttttgaatatagaGTAACATTTCTGTACTTTCATAAGAAttctcagagaaaaaaatactttttggagttagttaattattgattatttaaacagAAAGAGTGATAACTTGAAGtaagaaaactaataatttattacaaacttgTATACCAATTCTTTAAAACACAAACATGTACTTGTATATATCTAATTCCCATACCTAAATATCTCTATAGATATAATTCAAGCAGAAATATCCTAATacgaatagttaaaaaaaaactatcagaaCACTTCGCTCCTACTCCCTTTTATAGAAAACCACAATATGTTATGCTATATCTTAATATATTCTGATTTATGACACAAAGACTTAACCATAACTACTGCAATAGTTACCAAGAATATATTCATAGCTAATATAATAGTCCATATCTTGAAATGACAGtttgaagttaaaaagaaattccgattaaaaatgtactaaaaatattaaatttgatttacttCAAAGACTGAGCAGCTTCTAAAACATCTGTTCTTAAAAACTGCAAACTAGGCTTTTTTACCTTCACACCCATTATGTATTCTGTATATAGGTTTAGTACTTGCTGAATACCTAACTTCAAACCTCTTAAAACCAAGCCTAGAAAACAAAGgtgatgaaattaaaagc contains:
- the LOC107455755 gene encoding uncharacterized protein isoform X1, which produces MDTHSPEYSRILHNLILKFISILKDYVNVTSVEKSKVFFEVIKRSFSISQGIKLIALNALTNETADKTISDSITSRKVKDLLDIYLQQDLMECAVNSGNMIWKNVSDDELYESLYVNSISDKNTMASTVTKLRPTMSMGDLQSYYSANLYFTSSKTTPDLDCLILSSQFDQCKIQFEEDLSRLKSTLRNGSPSLDFKSNDGCSKSSCDLVGDSRSTFSNESHELDGVQPTYNFTNWLMFANSQSSDNDLHQRLFRDSWEGKMKQFIPCHLYTSELNSREALLNVTDEDSPLFRCIYDTSSLSEDALKHDVLDLLIGIPSDTFVYDNNKRMFLVNSHIHMDKLSHESSLRFLETFVDAGNMFHKLQLFSKELSYYEDGLVLRGLKLGIQQVLNLYTEYIMGVKVKKPSLQFLRTDVLEAAQSLNILGSVCKIEIENNNPGELPKGLGLLSYLKESLWSFRRKENVVMIGVILKYVYTPYFKFLEKWMDEGICYDPYGEFQILEDFKYLDREDELYWKFAYTENSEDPMRVVPNEIKLYAADILKCGKNMRLLKICCSSNYSLEYMLNHPPPSLSVLFSDCAARIKEEMCIEYIKRKEEDELEYFVKKKLSDDYVLVQNQSYISQREVFILNKVWCNRFLSHSLMQLDCSSVKNVHINERFKSWENLAYLHNTHTEIIFDGVGILFTTCIFNKGSTLSDEPMLPKDENDIKPLLLDKKINCDQISKSSNAAIHFQQSQVSNNVSNSTMSKSLIKFPPPVPDDILPGTFMNSLASLLISDCCDRKEDIYSCLQLSSLQSIMTYNFKAGFDMRMHIVKKAVKDYFMNQLKLEDLLIGLKNTYLLLDESFSQLLCEKLFPWTLMCQNTQQFANWSILNEIFCNSLTESNCASSSLLSTGTVIFVDLPENDILERNEFLHFFQFEFQISWPMNIIVHKSCITQYRNINSFLLELDFLSWLLGNTWESLMLGAKSSNIQDSSQYRAIMLQRFDMHQFICVLRNCIRHDLQGPVWEFLLKSLSTEELSIDALENIHIQYLKSVSTRCFLTKETEILHEMVKVMLRIIYKFCVWSLNCDWEINNLTKQYETAEFSDLTSMTETYKKYEGAFFERLIKMTVTRKYGVTNDDGFKRFLEIILESRRKCL